The Stutzerimonas stutzeri DNA window AACTGCTGGAACGGGTCGGCCTGGCGCACAAGGCGCAAGCCATGCCAACCGAGCTCTCGGGTGGTCAGCAGCAACGGGTGGCCATCGTCAGGGCGCTGGCCATGCAGCCCCGGCTGATGCTGTTCGACGAGCCAACCTCGGCGCTTGACCCCGAGACGGTCAACGAGGTGCTGCAGGTAATGAAGGAACTGGCCGCTGAGGGCATGACCATGGTGGTGGTCACCCACGAGATGGGTTTCGCGCGGGAAGTAGCCGACCGAGCGATCTTTTTCGACGGCGGCAGGATCGTCGAATGCGCAGCACCCACCCAGTTGTTTTCCGCGCCGCGCGAAGAGCGCACGCGCCAGTTTCTCACCCATGTCTTGAAGTGAGCGATCCCATGCCCGATGCCCCAATTATCGAGATAGACGGCTTGAACAAGTGGTACGGTGCCTTTCATGCCCTGAACGACGTGAGCCTGCGGGTCGCTCCTGGGGAAAGACTAGTGATCTGCGGCCCCAGCGGCTCGGGGAAGTCGACCCTGATCCGCTGCATCAACTCGCTGGAGCCCTTCCAGCGCGGCCGACTCGAAGTGGCGGGCATCGCCCTCGACGACACACCCTCAACCATCACCCGCGTACGTGACCACGTGGGCATGGTGTTCCAGAACTTCCACCTGTTCCCGCACTTGAGTATCGCCGAGAACTGCGCTCTGGCGCCGATTCACGTGCTCGGCATGGACAAGCGTGCAGCGCGCGAGCGAGCCGTGCAACAGCTAGAGAAATTGCGCATCGCCGATAAGGCAGACTGTTATCCGGCGCAGCTTTCGGGCGGCCAGCAACAGCGCGCCGCCATAGCCAGGGCGCTGTGCCTGGAACCCAGAATCATGCTATTCGACGAGCCGACATCTGCACTCGATCCGGAGATGGTCGGCGAAGTGCTCGACTCCATGGTCGCGCTGGCCGAGTCGGGCATGACCATGTTGGTGGTCACCCATGAAATGGGCTTCGCCCGGCAGGTCGCCGACCGCGTGGTATTCATGGATGCTGGCGCGATTGTTGAGACCGCGGCACCAGAAGGCTTCTTCGCCCACCCTCAGAGCGAGCGAGCCCGGCAATTCCTGTCAAAGATCATTCACTGAGATTGCGGTCAGCTGACCCAATGCAACGAACCCCGGCTAGCCGGGGTTCTTCATCAGCGCCAGGGCGCATGCCCCTGCAATCATTCCCACTCGATGGTGGCCGGCGGCTTGCTCGACACATCGTAGGTGACGCGGGAAATGCCTTCGATTTCGTTGATGATGCGGTTGGACACCTTTTCCAGCAACTCGTAGGGCAGGTGCGCCCAGCGCGCGGTCATGAAGTCGATGGTTTCCACCGCGCGCAGCGCGACGACCCAGGCATAGCGGCGGCCGTCGCCGACCACGCCGACCGACTTCACCGGCTGGAACACTACGAAGGCCTGGCTGACCTTGTGGTACCAGTCGGCGTTGCGCAGTTCGCTGATGAAGATGTCGTCGGCGCGACGCAGCAGGTCGGCGTATTCCTTCTTCACCTCGCCGAGGATACGCACGCCCAGGCCCGGGCCCGGGAACGGGTGGCGGTAGACCATGTCGTAGGGCAGGCCGAGTTCGAGGCCGATCTTGCGCACTTCGTCCTTGAACAGCTCACGCAGCGGCTCGACCAGCTTGAGGTTCATCTCTTCCGGCAGGCCACCGACGTTGTGGTGCGACTTGATCACATGAGCCTTGCCGCTCTTGGCGCCTGCCGACTCGATGACGTCGGGGTAGATGGTGCCCTGGGCAAGGAACTGGATGTTCGGCAGTTTGCTGGCCTCGGCATCGAACACGTCGATGAAGGTACGACCGATGATCTTGCGCTTCTTCTCCGGGTCCGCCTCGCCTTCGAGGTTGCCTAGGAACTGCGCCTCGGCATCGGCACGGATCACCTTGACGCCCATGTTCTCGGCGAACATGGCCATCACCTGGTCACCCTCGTGCAGGCGCAGCAGGCCGTTGTCGACGAATACGCAGGTCAGCTGGTCGCCGATCGCCTTGTGCAGCAGCGCCGCGACCACCGACGAATCCACACCGCCGGACAGGCCGAGCAGCACGTTGGCGTCGCCGACCTGGGCACGCACCTGGGCGATGGCGTCCTCGACGATGTTCGACGGGGTCCACAGCGCTTCGCAGCCGCAGATTTCCAGGATGAAGCGCGACAGGATGCGGCCGCCCTGGCGGGTGTGGGTCACTTCCGGGTGGAACTGCACACCGTAATAGCCGCGGGCATCGTCGCCCATTGCAGCGATCGGGCAGCTTGGGGTGCTGGCCAGGATATGGAAGCCGGCCGGAATCTCGGTGACCTTGTCACCGTGGCTCATCCACACGTCGAGACCGAACACGCCATCGTCGTCCATGTGGTCTTCGATGCCGTCGAACAGCCGGGACTTGCCCACCAGATCGACGCGGGCATAGCCGAACTCGCGCACGTCCGAGCCCTGCACCTTGCCGCCGAGCTGCTCGGACATGGTCTGCATGCCGTAGCAGATGCCGAACAGCGGCACGCCCAGATCGAACACCGCCTGCGGTGCACGCGGGCTGCCCGCTTCATGAACGGACTCAGGGCCGCCTGCGAGGATGATGCCGCGTGGCGCGAAGGCACGGATGTCGTCCTCGCTCATGTCCCACGGATGCAGCTCGCAGTACACGCCGATCTCGCGCACGCGGCGGGCGATCAGCTGGGTGTACTGGGAACCGAAGTCGAGAATCAGAATGCGGTGAGCGTGGATGTCAGGATGAGACATGGAGCCTTCCTTCGGAAAGAGCTTGAAGCTGAAAGCCGAAAGCTGGAAGCGCAGACCGGATCGTGCAATTTCCGGTCTCCACCTTCCAGCTTCCAGCGCCTGTCAATCGAGGCTTATCAACCGACGCGGTAGTTCGGCGCCTCTTTGGTGATCTGCACGTCGTGCACGTGCGATTCGGCCATGCCGGCACCGGTGATACGCACAAACTGCGGCCGGGTGCGCATCTCGTCGATGGTGGCGCTGCCGGTGTAGCCCATGGAAGCGCGCAGGCCACCCATCAGCTGATGGATGATCGCCGACAGCGAACCCTTGTACGGCACACGACCTTCGATGCCTTCGGGTACCAGTTTCTCGGCACCGGCGGACGAGTCCTGGAAGTAACGGTCCGAGGAGCCCTGGGCCTGGGACATGGCTCCCAGCGAACCCATCCCACGGTAGGCCTTGTAGGAGCGGCCCTGGAACAGTTCGATCTCGCCCGGCGCTTCCTCGGTACCGGCGAACATCGAACCCATCATTACTGCGTTGGCACCAGCGACGATGGCCTTGGACAGGTCACCGGAGAAGCGGATGCCGCCGTCGGCGATC harbors:
- the guaA gene encoding glutamine-hydrolyzing GMP synthase, translated to MSHPDIHAHRILILDFGSQYTQLIARRVREIGVYCELHPWDMSEDDIRAFAPRGIILAGGPESVHEAGSPRAPQAVFDLGVPLFGICYGMQTMSEQLGGKVQGSDVREFGYARVDLVGKSRLFDGIEDHMDDDGVFGLDVWMSHGDKVTEIPAGFHILASTPSCPIAAMGDDARGYYGVQFHPEVTHTRQGGRILSRFILEICGCEALWTPSNIVEDAIAQVRAQVGDANVLLGLSGGVDSSVVAALLHKAIGDQLTCVFVDNGLLRLHEGDQVMAMFAENMGVKVIRADAEAQFLGNLEGEADPEKKRKIIGRTFIDVFDAEASKLPNIQFLAQGTIYPDVIESAGAKSGKAHVIKSHHNVGGLPEEMNLKLVEPLRELFKDEVRKIGLELGLPYDMVYRHPFPGPGLGVRILGEVKKEYADLLRRADDIFISELRNADWYHKVSQAFVVFQPVKSVGVVGDGRRYAWVVALRAVETIDFMTARWAHLPYELLEKVSNRIINEIEGISRVTYDVSSKPPATIEWE
- a CDS encoding amino acid ABC transporter ATP-binding protein, producing MTTLMTVRGLRKRFGDTEVIQDVDLDIHEGEVVVVIGPSGSGKSTLIRCLNALEPATAGEITLTGSNSSRESMARLRDEVGMVFQDYTLFSHLSILRNMTLAPMKLRGLSRADAEAMAMKLLERVGLAHKAQAMPTELSGGQQQRVAIVRALAMQPRLMLFDEPTSALDPETVNEVLQVMKELAAEGMTMVVVTHEMGFAREVADRAIFFDGGRIVECAAPTQLFSAPREERTRQFLTHVLK
- a CDS encoding amino acid ABC transporter ATP-binding protein, translating into MPDAPIIEIDGLNKWYGAFHALNDVSLRVAPGERLVICGPSGSGKSTLIRCINSLEPFQRGRLEVAGIALDDTPSTITRVRDHVGMVFQNFHLFPHLSIAENCALAPIHVLGMDKRAARERAVQQLEKLRIADKADCYPAQLSGGQQQRAAIARALCLEPRIMLFDEPTSALDPEMVGEVLDSMVALAESGMTMLVVTHEMGFARQVADRVVFMDAGAIVETAAPEGFFAHPQSERARQFLSKIIH